A portion of the Homalodisca vitripennis isolate AUS2020 chromosome 2, UT_GWSS_2.1, whole genome shotgun sequence genome contains these proteins:
- the LOC124355809 gene encoding myelin-associated oligodendrocyte basic protein-like produces the protein MGVQPTRRPGAAAVQLGRKSRPTKPAARRSTAQPPKRPARDESPADSVSENEAEDHMPQKKKRRRKPQNPANRLPRPPASVADLPVTQRPRATPRQNYRVATYTSHSAATNGGASS, from the coding sequence atgggtgtccagcctacaaggaggCCAGGAGCGGCAGCTGTCCAATTAGGCCGCAAGTCTCGGCCTACCAAACCAGCGGCGAGGCGATCAACGGCCCAGCCGCCCAAGCGACCAGCGCGAGATGAGTCACCAGCGGACTCCGTATCGGAGAATGAAGCTGAGGACCACATGCCGCAGaagaagaagcgccggaggaaacccCAGAACCCAGCCAACCGACTTCCTCGCCCGCCGGCATCTGTGGCTGACCTTCCGGTCACACAGAGGCCCAGGGCGACTCCCAGGCAGAACTATAGAGTGGCCACATACACCAGCCACTCTGCCGCAACAAACGGAGGCGCCAGCAGCTGA